Proteins from a genomic interval of Pristis pectinata isolate sPriPec2 chromosome 9, sPriPec2.1.pri, whole genome shotgun sequence:
- the ythdf3 gene encoding YTH domain-containing family protein 3 isoform X2 encodes MKNVCDQRGAVQNGSMHQKDTVNDDDFEPYLTSQANQSNSYPPMSDPYMPSYYAPSIGFPYSLGEAPWSTGGDPPMPYLTTYGQMSNGEHHFIPDGVFNQPGALGSTPPFLNQHGFNFFPGNADFSTWGASGSQGQSTQSSAYNNSYGYPPSSLGRAIADGQAGFGSDSLSKVPGINSIEQGMTGLKIGGDMTTAVTKTVGSALSNTGMCSSIVANSIPATTTSAPKPTSWAAIARKPAKPQPKLKPKTNVGLGGSAVPPPPIKHNMNIGTWEDKGNVPKAPPTQQVLPPQVVIQQHQLPQQPIAIQTQPAHQQPQHVGPQQPQVQQQLQNRWVAPRNRGAGFNQNSGTNSESFVLGMASLSTSLPGGEVHPVLEKLKGIHNYNPKDFDWSLKTGRVFIIKSYSEDDIHRSIKYSIWCSTEHGNKRLDAAFRSLNGKGPLYLLFSVNGSGHFCGVAEMKSAVDYNAYAGVWSQDKWKGKFEVKWIFVKDVPNNQLRHIRLENNDNKPVTNSRDTQEVPLEKAKLVLKIIATYKHTTSIFDDFAHYEKRQEEEEAIRRERNRSK; translated from the exons ATGAAGAATGTCTGCGACCAGCGTGGAGCAG TTCAGAACGGTTCGATGCATCAGAAAGACACAGTGAATGATGACGATTTTGAACCTTATTTAACGAGCCAGGCAAATCAG aGCAACAGCTACCCACCAATGTCAGATCCGTACATGCCCAGTTACTATGCTCCTTCCATTGGATTTCCATATTCACTTGGTGAAGCTCCCTGGTCAACAGGGGGAGATCCTCCAATGCCATACTTAACAACATATGGACAGATGAGCAATGGTGAGCATCACTTTATACCAGATGGTGTATTTAATCAACCAGGGGCCTTGGGGAGCACCCCACCATTTttgaatcaacatggatttaactTTTTTCCTGGGAATGCCGACTTTTCTACCTGGGGAGCGAGTGGATCTCAAGGACAGTCAACACAAAGTTCTGCATATAATAACAGTTACGGATATCCACCCAGTTCTCTTGGAAGAGCCATAGCTGATGGACAAGCTGGATTTGGAAGTGACTCTCTGAGCAAAGTGCCTGGCATAAATAGCATTGAGCAAGGCATGACTGGACTGAAGATTGGAGGAGATATGACAACAGCTGTCACTAAAACTGTAGGTTCAGCTCTTAGTAACACAGGTATGTGCAGTAGCATTGTTGCTAATAGCATTCCAGCAACAACCACTTCAGCGCCTAAACCAACATCGTGGGCTGCTATTGCTAGGAAACCTGCAAAACCTCAGCCCAAGCTAAAGCCTAAGACTAACGTAGGGTTAGGTGGATCTGCAGTGCCACCTCCACCTATAAAACATAACATGAATATTGGAACTTGGGAAGACAAAGGTAATGTGCCCAAAGCCCCACCTACACAGCAAGTTCTGCCTCCTCAAGTTGTTATCCAGCAACATCAGCTTCCACAGCAGCCAATTGCTATTCAGACCCAACCAGCACATCAACAACCACAGCATGTGGGGCCTCAACAACCTCAGGTTCAGCAGCAGTTGCAAAACCGCTGGGTGGCTCCTCGCAATCGGGGAGCTGGCTTCAATCAGAACAGTGGCACTAATAGCGAGAGTTTTGTGTTGGGTATGGCCTCTTTAAGCACTTCACTGCCTGGAGGAGAAGTACATCCTGTGTTGGAAAAACTGAAAGGCATACACAACTACAACCCCAAAGATTTTGACTGGAGTCTGAAGACGGGTCGAGTATTTATAATTAAAAGCTACTCTGAGGATGATATACACCGTTCCATCAAATATTCTATTTGGTGCAGTACTGAGCATGGTAATAAACGTTTGGATGCTGCTTTCCGCTCCTTGAACGGTAAAGGACCACTCTATTTACTGTTTAGTGTAAATGGAAGTGGACATTTTTGTGGAGTGGCTGAGATGAAGTCAGCTGTGGACTATAATGCTTATGCTGGAGTGTGGTCACAAGATAAATGGAAGGGCAAGTTTGAAGTGAAGTGGATCTTTGTAAAAGATGTGCCCAATAACCAGCTACGGCATATTCGTTTGGAAAATAATGATAACAAACCAGTTACCAACTCAAGGGACACACAGGAGGTGCCCCTAGAAAAAGCCAAGCTAGTGCTTAAAATAATTGCTACTTACAAGCATACCACTTCAATCTTTGATGATTTTGCACATTATGAAAAGCGTCAAGAAGAGGAGGAAGCCATACGTAGG GAGCGGAATAGAAGCAAGTAG
- the ythdf3 gene encoding YTH domain-containing family protein 3 isoform X1, with protein sequence MSATSVEQRPKGQGSKVQNGSMHQKDTVNDDDFEPYLTSQANQSNSYPPMSDPYMPSYYAPSIGFPYSLGEAPWSTGGDPPMPYLTTYGQMSNGEHHFIPDGVFNQPGALGSTPPFLNQHGFNFFPGNADFSTWGASGSQGQSTQSSAYNNSYGYPPSSLGRAIADGQAGFGSDSLSKVPGINSIEQGMTGLKIGGDMTTAVTKTVGSALSNTGMCSSIVANSIPATTTSAPKPTSWAAIARKPAKPQPKLKPKTNVGLGGSAVPPPPIKHNMNIGTWEDKGNVPKAPPTQQVLPPQVVIQQHQLPQQPIAIQTQPAHQQPQHVGPQQPQVQQQLQNRWVAPRNRGAGFNQNSGTNSESFVLGMASLSTSLPGGEVHPVLEKLKGIHNYNPKDFDWSLKTGRVFIIKSYSEDDIHRSIKYSIWCSTEHGNKRLDAAFRSLNGKGPLYLLFSVNGSGHFCGVAEMKSAVDYNAYAGVWSQDKWKGKFEVKWIFVKDVPNNQLRHIRLENNDNKPVTNSRDTQEVPLEKAKLVLKIIATYKHTTSIFDDFAHYEKRQEEEEAIRRERNRSK encoded by the exons ATGTCTGCGACCAGCGTGGAGCAG AGACCGAAAGGACAGGGAAGTAAAG TTCAGAACGGTTCGATGCATCAGAAAGACACAGTGAATGATGACGATTTTGAACCTTATTTAACGAGCCAGGCAAATCAG aGCAACAGCTACCCACCAATGTCAGATCCGTACATGCCCAGTTACTATGCTCCTTCCATTGGATTTCCATATTCACTTGGTGAAGCTCCCTGGTCAACAGGGGGAGATCCTCCAATGCCATACTTAACAACATATGGACAGATGAGCAATGGTGAGCATCACTTTATACCAGATGGTGTATTTAATCAACCAGGGGCCTTGGGGAGCACCCCACCATTTttgaatcaacatggatttaactTTTTTCCTGGGAATGCCGACTTTTCTACCTGGGGAGCGAGTGGATCTCAAGGACAGTCAACACAAAGTTCTGCATATAATAACAGTTACGGATATCCACCCAGTTCTCTTGGAAGAGCCATAGCTGATGGACAAGCTGGATTTGGAAGTGACTCTCTGAGCAAAGTGCCTGGCATAAATAGCATTGAGCAAGGCATGACTGGACTGAAGATTGGAGGAGATATGACAACAGCTGTCACTAAAACTGTAGGTTCAGCTCTTAGTAACACAGGTATGTGCAGTAGCATTGTTGCTAATAGCATTCCAGCAACAACCACTTCAGCGCCTAAACCAACATCGTGGGCTGCTATTGCTAGGAAACCTGCAAAACCTCAGCCCAAGCTAAAGCCTAAGACTAACGTAGGGTTAGGTGGATCTGCAGTGCCACCTCCACCTATAAAACATAACATGAATATTGGAACTTGGGAAGACAAAGGTAATGTGCCCAAAGCCCCACCTACACAGCAAGTTCTGCCTCCTCAAGTTGTTATCCAGCAACATCAGCTTCCACAGCAGCCAATTGCTATTCAGACCCAACCAGCACATCAACAACCACAGCATGTGGGGCCTCAACAACCTCAGGTTCAGCAGCAGTTGCAAAACCGCTGGGTGGCTCCTCGCAATCGGGGAGCTGGCTTCAATCAGAACAGTGGCACTAATAGCGAGAGTTTTGTGTTGGGTATGGCCTCTTTAAGCACTTCACTGCCTGGAGGAGAAGTACATCCTGTGTTGGAAAAACTGAAAGGCATACACAACTACAACCCCAAAGATTTTGACTGGAGTCTGAAGACGGGTCGAGTATTTATAATTAAAAGCTACTCTGAGGATGATATACACCGTTCCATCAAATATTCTATTTGGTGCAGTACTGAGCATGGTAATAAACGTTTGGATGCTGCTTTCCGCTCCTTGAACGGTAAAGGACCACTCTATTTACTGTTTAGTGTAAATGGAAGTGGACATTTTTGTGGAGTGGCTGAGATGAAGTCAGCTGTGGACTATAATGCTTATGCTGGAGTGTGGTCACAAGATAAATGGAAGGGCAAGTTTGAAGTGAAGTGGATCTTTGTAAAAGATGTGCCCAATAACCAGCTACGGCATATTCGTTTGGAAAATAATGATAACAAACCAGTTACCAACTCAAGGGACACACAGGAGGTGCCCCTAGAAAAAGCCAAGCTAGTGCTTAAAATAATTGCTACTTACAAGCATACCACTTCAATCTTTGATGATTTTGCACATTATGAAAAGCGTCAAGAAGAGGAGGAAGCCATACGTAGG GAGCGGAATAGAAGCAAGTAG
- the ythdf3 gene encoding YTH domain-containing family protein 3 isoform X3: MSDPYMPSYYAPSIGFPYSLGEAPWSTGGDPPMPYLTTYGQMSNGEHHFIPDGVFNQPGALGSTPPFLNQHGFNFFPGNADFSTWGASGSQGQSTQSSAYNNSYGYPPSSLGRAIADGQAGFGSDSLSKVPGINSIEQGMTGLKIGGDMTTAVTKTVGSALSNTGMCSSIVANSIPATTTSAPKPTSWAAIARKPAKPQPKLKPKTNVGLGGSAVPPPPIKHNMNIGTWEDKGNVPKAPPTQQVLPPQVVIQQHQLPQQPIAIQTQPAHQQPQHVGPQQPQVQQQLQNRWVAPRNRGAGFNQNSGTNSESFVLGMASLSTSLPGGEVHPVLEKLKGIHNYNPKDFDWSLKTGRVFIIKSYSEDDIHRSIKYSIWCSTEHGNKRLDAAFRSLNGKGPLYLLFSVNGSGHFCGVAEMKSAVDYNAYAGVWSQDKWKGKFEVKWIFVKDVPNNQLRHIRLENNDNKPVTNSRDTQEVPLEKAKLVLKIIATYKHTTSIFDDFAHYEKRQEEEEAIRRERNRSK; encoded by the exons ATGTCAGATCCGTACATGCCCAGTTACTATGCTCCTTCCATTGGATTTCCATATTCACTTGGTGAAGCTCCCTGGTCAACAGGGGGAGATCCTCCAATGCCATACTTAACAACATATGGACAGATGAGCAATGGTGAGCATCACTTTATACCAGATGGTGTATTTAATCAACCAGGGGCCTTGGGGAGCACCCCACCATTTttgaatcaacatggatttaactTTTTTCCTGGGAATGCCGACTTTTCTACCTGGGGAGCGAGTGGATCTCAAGGACAGTCAACACAAAGTTCTGCATATAATAACAGTTACGGATATCCACCCAGTTCTCTTGGAAGAGCCATAGCTGATGGACAAGCTGGATTTGGAAGTGACTCTCTGAGCAAAGTGCCTGGCATAAATAGCATTGAGCAAGGCATGACTGGACTGAAGATTGGAGGAGATATGACAACAGCTGTCACTAAAACTGTAGGTTCAGCTCTTAGTAACACAGGTATGTGCAGTAGCATTGTTGCTAATAGCATTCCAGCAACAACCACTTCAGCGCCTAAACCAACATCGTGGGCTGCTATTGCTAGGAAACCTGCAAAACCTCAGCCCAAGCTAAAGCCTAAGACTAACGTAGGGTTAGGTGGATCTGCAGTGCCACCTCCACCTATAAAACATAACATGAATATTGGAACTTGGGAAGACAAAGGTAATGTGCCCAAAGCCCCACCTACACAGCAAGTTCTGCCTCCTCAAGTTGTTATCCAGCAACATCAGCTTCCACAGCAGCCAATTGCTATTCAGACCCAACCAGCACATCAACAACCACAGCATGTGGGGCCTCAACAACCTCAGGTTCAGCAGCAGTTGCAAAACCGCTGGGTGGCTCCTCGCAATCGGGGAGCTGGCTTCAATCAGAACAGTGGCACTAATAGCGAGAGTTTTGTGTTGGGTATGGCCTCTTTAAGCACTTCACTGCCTGGAGGAGAAGTACATCCTGTGTTGGAAAAACTGAAAGGCATACACAACTACAACCCCAAAGATTTTGACTGGAGTCTGAAGACGGGTCGAGTATTTATAATTAAAAGCTACTCTGAGGATGATATACACCGTTCCATCAAATATTCTATTTGGTGCAGTACTGAGCATGGTAATAAACGTTTGGATGCTGCTTTCCGCTCCTTGAACGGTAAAGGACCACTCTATTTACTGTTTAGTGTAAATGGAAGTGGACATTTTTGTGGAGTGGCTGAGATGAAGTCAGCTGTGGACTATAATGCTTATGCTGGAGTGTGGTCACAAGATAAATGGAAGGGCAAGTTTGAAGTGAAGTGGATCTTTGTAAAAGATGTGCCCAATAACCAGCTACGGCATATTCGTTTGGAAAATAATGATAACAAACCAGTTACCAACTCAAGGGACACACAGGAGGTGCCCCTAGAAAAAGCCAAGCTAGTGCTTAAAATAATTGCTACTTACAAGCATACCACTTCAATCTTTGATGATTTTGCACATTATGAAAAGCGTCAAGAAGAGGAGGAAGCCATACGTAGG GAGCGGAATAGAAGCAAGTAG